A genomic region of Hippoglossus hippoglossus isolate fHipHip1 chromosome 8, fHipHip1.pri, whole genome shotgun sequence contains the following coding sequences:
- the LOC117766514 gene encoding NADPH oxidase organizer 1-like isoform X1: protein MEAQRYPMSVRFTGVLHKEKSKMYITSVLWSDQSDIVVYRTFREFKQFHKKMKKAFPAASKLKKSERIIPQFRDKKTKRVGPKKSLLRLKLLHKYCNELLSCDPRVTQSGDLIQFFQPKDQDLQPDFSKNSIIIMPSENELNGDTGHLQGGNVTQPFVTETYRCVASYETKDTKNKPFKVAVDEKVDVLIKDKAGWWLVENEDKRMAWFPAPYLETLDDDEDEDETDGTPERGTLCTAIKSYKATKDDELTVNIGTMVEVLQKSDNGWWLIRCNGKAGYIPAMYLQPYSHPHIRMPGDQQNRRSSSVLPASSSSSMLEQSHQQNRRSSSVLPASSSSLMLEQSHQLSLSSGNLLKLPPTRSSSSLSLQPDTIQRSRSLDIVSEPPPAQPAPSTSATNVATATAPAKHSPPPTIMVQMAGGEEERGRSLRAESDASFVSSSSSSEFSCSDDLSSSSASLSLNLSQSATEERLRHSRTPPPGNGLSPTYGTEGKMLPSVSDPNLYKGNSMPKVPPRPQPREILTRCTTITRKNAGRGLSPTQTEILSQ, encoded by the exons ATGGAGGCCCAGCGGTATCCCATGAGTGTGCGTTTCACCGGAGTGTTGCACAAGGAGAAGAGCAAA ATGTACATCACCTCCGTGCTGTGGTCGGACCAGAGCGACATCGTTGTTTACAGAACTTTTCGGGAGTTCAAGCAATTCCAC aaaaaaatgaagaagGCCTTCCCAGCAGCAAGTAAATTGAAAAAATCTGAGAGAATCATCCCACAGTTTCGAG ACAAGAAGACGAAGCGGGTCGGTCCCAAGAAATCCCTCTTGCGCCTCAAACTCTTGCATAAATACTGCAACGAGCTTCTGAGCTGCGACCCGCGGGTCACTCAGTCTGGAGACCTCATCCAGTTCTTCCAGCCCAAAGACCAGGACCTGCAGCCGGACTTCTCTAAGAACAG catcatcatcatgccATCGGAAAATGAACTCAACGGCGACACAGGCCACCTCCAAGGCGGCAACGTAACCCAGCCGTTTGTCACAGAGACGTACAGATGTGTGGCCTCATACGAGACCAAAGACACCAAGAACAAACCTTTCAAAGTGGCCGTGGATGAAAAAGTGGACGTACTGATAAAGGATAAAGCAG GGTGGTGGCTCGTGGAGAACGAGGACAAACGGATGGCCTGGTTCCCTGCCCCCTATTTGGAGACGCTggatgacgatgaagatgaagatgaaacagATGGGACTCCTGAAAGAG GAACGCTGTGCACTGCAATCAAGAGCTACAAGGCCACCAAAGACGATGAGCTGACTGTGAACATCGGTACAATGGTGGAGGTCCTGCAGAAGTCTGACAACGGCTGGTGGCTCATCAGGTG CAATGGTAAAGCAGGTTACATCCCCGCCATGTACCTGCAGCCCTACAGCCACCCTCACATCCGCATGCCAGGAGACCAGCAAAACCGtcgctcctcctctgtgctaccagcatcctcctcctcctcgatgCTGGAACAGTCCCACCAGCAAAACCGtcgctcctcctctgtgctaccggcatcctcctcctccttgatGCTGGAACAGTCCCACCAGCTCAGCCTCTCTTCAGGTAACCTTCTGAAGCTTCCACCCACCAGGTCCTCATCCTCCCTTTCGCTCCAACCAGACACGATTCAGAGGTCTCGCTCTCTCGACATCGTGTCTGAGCCACCTCCTGCTCAGCCAGCCCCGAGTACCTCTGCCACCAACGTTGCCACAGCAACCGCCCCTGCAAAACACTCTCCTCCGCCCACCATCATGGTGCAAATGGCCGGAGGGGAGGAGGAGCGTGGCAGGAGCCTGAGGGCAGAGAGCGATGCAAGCtttgtgagcagcagcagcagcagtgaattCAGCTGCAGCGACGACCTCAGTTCCTCCTCAGCAAGCTTGTCCCTCAACCTGAGCCAGAGCGCCACTGAAGAGCGGCTGCGCCACAGCCGTACGCCTCCACCCGGGAACGGCCTCAGCCCAACATACGGCACAGAGGGGAAAATGCTCCCCAGTGTCTCTGATCCCAACCTTTACAAGGGGAACTCCATGCCCAAGGTGCCGCCCAGGCCGCAGCCTCGGGAGATCCTCACCCGCTGCACCACCATCACCCGCAAGAACGCCGGCAGAGGCCTGTCACCCACACAAACTGAGATACTGAGCCAGTGA
- the LOC117766514 gene encoding neutrophil cytosolic factor 1-like isoform X2 yields the protein MKKAFPAASKLKKSERIIPQFRDKKTKRVGPKKSLLRLKLLHKYCNELLSCDPRVTQSGDLIQFFQPKDQDLQPDFSKNSIIIMPSENELNGDTGHLQGGNVTQPFVTETYRCVASYETKDTKNKPFKVAVDEKVDVLIKDKAGWWLVENEDKRMAWFPAPYLETLDDDEDEDETDGTPERGTLCTAIKSYKATKDDELTVNIGTMVEVLQKSDNGWWLIRCNGKAGYIPAMYLQPYSHPHIRMPGDQQNRRSSSVLPASSSSSMLEQSHQQNRRSSSVLPASSSSLMLEQSHQLSLSSGNLLKLPPTRSSSSLSLQPDTIQRSRSLDIVSEPPPAQPAPSTSATNVATATAPAKHSPPPTIMVQMAGGEEERGRSLRAESDASFVSSSSSSEFSCSDDLSSSSASLSLNLSQSATEERLRHSRTPPPGNGLSPTYGTEGKMLPSVSDPNLYKGNSMPKVPPRPQPREILTRCTTITRKNAGRGLSPTQTEILSQ from the exons atgaagaagGCCTTCCCAGCAGCAAGTAAATTGAAAAAATCTGAGAGAATCATCCCACAGTTTCGAG ACAAGAAGACGAAGCGGGTCGGTCCCAAGAAATCCCTCTTGCGCCTCAAACTCTTGCATAAATACTGCAACGAGCTTCTGAGCTGCGACCCGCGGGTCACTCAGTCTGGAGACCTCATCCAGTTCTTCCAGCCCAAAGACCAGGACCTGCAGCCGGACTTCTCTAAGAACAG catcatcatcatgccATCGGAAAATGAACTCAACGGCGACACAGGCCACCTCCAAGGCGGCAACGTAACCCAGCCGTTTGTCACAGAGACGTACAGATGTGTGGCCTCATACGAGACCAAAGACACCAAGAACAAACCTTTCAAAGTGGCCGTGGATGAAAAAGTGGACGTACTGATAAAGGATAAAGCAG GGTGGTGGCTCGTGGAGAACGAGGACAAACGGATGGCCTGGTTCCCTGCCCCCTATTTGGAGACGCTggatgacgatgaagatgaagatgaaacagATGGGACTCCTGAAAGAG GAACGCTGTGCACTGCAATCAAGAGCTACAAGGCCACCAAAGACGATGAGCTGACTGTGAACATCGGTACAATGGTGGAGGTCCTGCAGAAGTCTGACAACGGCTGGTGGCTCATCAGGTG CAATGGTAAAGCAGGTTACATCCCCGCCATGTACCTGCAGCCCTACAGCCACCCTCACATCCGCATGCCAGGAGACCAGCAAAACCGtcgctcctcctctgtgctaccagcatcctcctcctcctcgatgCTGGAACAGTCCCACCAGCAAAACCGtcgctcctcctctgtgctaccggcatcctcctcctccttgatGCTGGAACAGTCCCACCAGCTCAGCCTCTCTTCAGGTAACCTTCTGAAGCTTCCACCCACCAGGTCCTCATCCTCCCTTTCGCTCCAACCAGACACGATTCAGAGGTCTCGCTCTCTCGACATCGTGTCTGAGCCACCTCCTGCTCAGCCAGCCCCGAGTACCTCTGCCACCAACGTTGCCACAGCAACCGCCCCTGCAAAACACTCTCCTCCGCCCACCATCATGGTGCAAATGGCCGGAGGGGAGGAGGAGCGTGGCAGGAGCCTGAGGGCAGAGAGCGATGCAAGCtttgtgagcagcagcagcagcagtgaattCAGCTGCAGCGACGACCTCAGTTCCTCCTCAGCAAGCTTGTCCCTCAACCTGAGCCAGAGCGCCACTGAAGAGCGGCTGCGCCACAGCCGTACGCCTCCACCCGGGAACGGCCTCAGCCCAACATACGGCACAGAGGGGAAAATGCTCCCCAGTGTCTCTGATCCCAACCTTTACAAGGGGAACTCCATGCCCAAGGTGCCGCCCAGGCCGCAGCCTCGGGAGATCCTCACCCGCTGCACCACCATCACCCGCAAGAACGCCGGCAGAGGCCTGTCACCCACACAAACTGAGATACTGAGCCAGTGA
- the gid4 gene encoding glucose-induced degradation protein 4 homolog: MTVSDSDSLALIMPVPAECRSSTEPARSSSASLVPAAPINTHQPGVATSLLYSGSQFRGYQKSKGNSYDVEVVLQHVTVEDSYLCGYLKIKGLTEEYPTLTTFFAGEIISQKRPFLTRKWDADEDVDRKHWGKFPPFYKYAKSFNSDDFDYEALDNSDYVFMRWKEQFLVPDHTIKDISGASFAGFYYICFQKSTATIEGYYYHRSSEWYQSLILNHVREHSVPIYEFR; the protein is encoded by the exons ATGACGGTTTCGGACAGCGACTCTCTCGCGCTCATCATGCCCGTCCCAGCGGAGTGCCGCAGCTCCACCGAGCCGGCCCGCTCATCCTCGGCGTCGCTTGTCCCCGCCGCCCCGATCAACACCCACCAGCCGGGGGTGGCCACCTCGCTGCTGTACAGCGGCTCGCAGTTCCGGGGCTACCAGAAGAGCAAAGGCAACTCCTACGACGTGGAGGTCGTTCTGCAG CATGTGACCGTGGAGGACTCGTACTTGTGTGGCTACCTGAAGATAAAGGGTCTAACTGAG GAGTATCCCACTCTCACAACATTTTTTGCTGGAGAAATTATAAGTCAAAAGAGGCCTTTTTTAACCAGGAAGTGGGACGCAGATGAGGATGTGGACAGAAAGCACTGG GGCAAGTTTCCACCTTTTTACAAATATGCCAAAAGCTTCAACTCGGACGACTTTGATTATGAAGCACTGGACAACAGTGATTATGTCTTCATGAGGTGGAAG GAGCAGTTTCTGGTTCCAGACCATACTATCAAAGACATCAGTGGTGCCTCCTTCGCAGGCTTCTACTACATCTGCTTTCAGAAGTCCACAGCTACTATCGAGGGCTACTATTACCATAGGAGCTCTGAATG GTACCAGTCTCTTATCTTAAACCATGTTCGAGAGCACAGCGTGCCCATTTATGAATTTcggtga
- the drc3 gene encoding dynein regulatory complex subunit 3 has product MSWQCGAAQPILMDEELVQKAVDEQTPRDQGGRIARAEGIHLNEVLTIRLDFKHILKIDNLWDFTSLTRLYLNNNFIERIEGLDHLVNLTWLNLSFNRIERIEGLESLRKLELLNLSNNRISVIENMDELDNLSHFFISNNLLEQLDNVLSLRKFKKLFDLNLSGNPLSKEDGYSYFIAAFFPNLTCLDFRLLSEEKKKEASIKHYLAVEKMRQEELQKQQADDAEQSRKAELQLHTDAFVEFLNGSNLFKSMFKDDPEAETLRCVTGVAHLLQTFEQQMGELCEQLFEIGLAEHKRREAEVNSFLSGRTKLVTDYQKKASQVLAEFEQQHQERMVEFRQLSDPDKLQVKISHCNDAINQLSDSLMSLELKLNSQLEDIIKELDINISDMVGSFTETVQGIFAQFRDLEDTYHQNVRDIALATLEKVASDSVGEDMSGDVRWLFTDKNMVMDALATGHDNHLLKISDRETQCVTRVEAWKVSLVKGIQDKELKRNHKCIADTLKYMDHLREQLDEFQWPDL; this is encoded by the exons ATGAGCTGGCAGTGTGGTGCAGCTCAGCCCATTTTGATGGATGAGGAGCTTGTGCAGAAGGCAGTTGATGAGCAAACTCCTCGAGATCAAGGTGGGAGAATTGCCAGGGCGGAGGGAATACACCTCAATGAAGTCCTCACTATACGTCTGGACTTCAAAC ACATCCTGAAGATTGACAACTTATGGGACTTCACATCCTTGACCAGGCTTTATCTAAACAACAACTTCATAGAGAGGATTGAGGGCCTGGACCATCTGGTGAATCTGACATGGCTCA ATCTGTCGTTCAACAGAATAGAAAGAATTGAGGGTCTGGAGTCTCTGCGGAAGCTTGAATTACTGAATTTGTCCAACAACAGAATCTCTGTCATTGAAAACATGGATGAACTTGACAATCTCTCTCATTTCTTCATCTCAAACAACCTCCTTGAACAACTggataat GTGCTCTCCCTCAGGAAATTCAAGAAACTGTTCGACCTCAACCTATCTGGAAATCCTCTCTCAAAGGAGGATGGATACAGTTACTTCATTGCTGCCTTCTTTCCAAACTTGACGTGCCTAGACTTCAGGTTACTTAGTGAGGAGAAA aaaaaggAAGCATCTATCAAACACTACCTAGCCGTTGAGAAAATGAGACAAGAAGAGCTGCAGAAGCAACAAGCCGATGATGCTGAGCAAAGCCGGAAAGCAGAACTCCAATTACACACA GATGCCTTTGTGGAGTTCCTCAATGGATCCAATCTGTTTAAGAGCATGTTTAAAGATGACCCAGAAGCGGAGACACTACGTTGTGTGACAGGAGTGGCTCATCTGCTTCAAAC ATTTGAGCAGCAAATGGGGGAACTGTGTGAGCAGTTATTTGAAATAGGCTTGGCAGAGCATAAACGAAGAGAGGCAGAGGTAAACTCCTTCCTCAGCGGTCGCACAAAGCTTGTGACAGACTACCAGAAGAAAGCATCACAGGTTTTGGCAGAATTTGAGCAGCAACACCAAGAG AGGATGGTGGAGTTCAGGCAGTTATCAGACCCAGACAAGCTGCAGGTCAAGATCAGCCACTGCAACGATGCAATCAACCAGCTCTCAGACAGCCTAATGTCACTGGAGCTTAAGCTCAACAGCCAGTTAGAg gaCATCATCAAAGAGTTGGACATCAACATCTCAGACATGGTTGGCAGCTTCACTGAAACTGTGCAGGGGAT ATTTGCCCAATTTCGAGATCTGGAGGATACTTATCATCAGAATGTGCGAGATATTGCTTTGGCAACTCTGGAGAAAGTGGCCTCGGACAGCGTGGGAGAGGACATGTCAGGTGACGTTAGATGG ctgtttacagacaaaaacatggtGATGGACGCACTGGCCACCGGCCACGATAACCACCTGCTGAAGATCAGTGACAGAGAGACTCAGTGTGTTACACGTGTCGAGGCCTGGAAAGTGTCCCTGGTTAAAGGG ATTCAAGACAAAGAACTTAAGCGGAACCACAAGTGCATCGCAGACACCCTCAAGTATATGGACCATTTGCGGGAGCAGCTGGACGAGTTCCAGTGGCCAGATCTTTGA